The sequence AAGATGATTCTACCTCACCGGGTATTTATTCTACTAGCTTGAGCATGGAATATATAGGATAgatttaaaacaaaatatttgaGCTGTTATGTAAGAAAAGAAGTATTTGAAACAAGTTGTTGGCAATGCTTTCATGGCGCCGTTTGGTCTTTACTTTAAGAAAAGGCAGAATAATGAGTAGAATTTTATAAACTGAAAGGCGATCAATTTGTCAAATTCTTGCGGCTTTCTTAACTGAACACTGTTATGGGCATGCAATGTATTATAGGGGAAGAAGGTAAAGTGCTCGACATCTCAAGCAAAAAATCGATTATTCATTGGCAACATTCCTAGAAACTGGGTGGAGGATGATTTAAAGAAGGCTGTCATGAAGGTTGGCCCTGGGGTCACTACTGTGGAGCTGATGAAGGTAATTGCTTCTCCCTTTCATGGCACTTGCATCTGCCCAATGTTTTTAGGTTTCTGCTGATATTGTTTAAGTAAATGTTACTTTGTTGATGGCTGTTGGTATCACTTTAAGTATTGCAGAGAGCTTTTAACAACACATGCTTCTATGTTATTAAAGTGGGTGATTTGTCTTGCTATTGGCATATGATACTTGTCTACCATACAGGATCCACAAAATTCTAGCCGTAATCGTGGTTTTGCATTCATCGAGTATTATAACCATGCATGTGCGGAATATTCAAGAATAAAGATGTCAACCCCAAAATTCAAGCTTGATTCCAATGCTCCTACAGTGAGCTGGGCTGACCCTAGGAgtggggattcttctttaaGTTCTCAGGTTTCAGTTAATCCTGTTAAGCTTTTTCAGCTCAGCTgttcctttcttttgtttttccagGCTACCTTTCTTCAGCACTGTTACATGTCTCTGCTGATCAAAATTTTCAGGTGAAGGCAGTTTATGTAAAGAATTTGCCAAAGAATGTCAACGAAGATCAGTTGAAAAAGCTCTTCGAACACCATGGTGAAATTACAAAGGTGGTGCTGCCTCCTGCAAAGTCTGGCCAGGAGAAGAGGTTTGGTTTTGTGCATTTTAAAGAGCGGTCAATGGCCATGAAGGCACTTAAGAACACTGAAAGATATGAAATTGATGGTGATTATTGGTGCTAGCTATTTTGCATTCTTTGTTACGTCTGGCTGTAAATTTTTGTCTTCATGACTCATTCTGATCCTCCTTGTGTCTGTTCATAAATAGGTGATGTTCTTGAGTGCTCTCTAGCAAAGCCTCCAGCTGATAAGAAAGGTGAAACAGCATCCAATGCTCAGAAGGGTCCTCTGCTGCCAAATTATCCACCTCGCATGGGATATGGTGTAATGGGGCCTTATGGTGCTTTAGCACCAGGGTTTGCACAGGTTGGTATGCCTTTTTTGAGGTAGATTTCAGCAGCTGCTGCAAGTCAATTTTATACTGATCTATGTGATCTCTGCTAGATCTGTTATTGATATCATACAACTACGATGGTTATCTTGCAGCCGATGATCTATGGAAGGGGGCAGACCCCTGGTGGCATGGCAATGGTGCCAATGATATTACCTGATGGGCGCCTTGGATATGTATTGTGAGTACAGTAAAGATACTAGGCTTTTTTTGTTGGTGTTTCAGAAACTTCCTCATGCTAAAGAGACTACTTAAGCAAGGGAAAAAAGAGGAACTCTAGATGCTTGGACTAATCTGACCTTCTAGGTGTGAAACTGTTATAATAGACTACTTCATGTCCCTGGAGTTTGTGCAAGGCCCCCACCAAGAACCAGTGGGTTGCCTAACCTGCCAGGCAGGGGCCACACTGTACATTGTCCTTTTCTGAGCCTTGTGTTGGTATTTTCTACTACATCACCTTGCAGATCTATCATTTCGCAAATGAAAACATGTTTGTTTAACCTGGCTCCTTGAGCATTGAGCTAGAGATTCCCCTGATCTGTAGTCTGGCTTTCAGAGATAGTGACACTATATTGTGAATTAGGGGTGGCAGTGGCTTGGCTTGGATCGGATTGGGGTCGGGTTAAGTAAGGACAACAATGTACAAAACCTTGACCCATAGCTGACCTAACCTGACATCGGGCCAACACCTTTCGACCCATAACCACTCACCACCCTAGCCTAATCTATTTTGCAAGACTCGCTTCATTATGAGCCTACATATACGGTTTCTTACAGGCTAATTTCTAAAAGGATTTAAACCTATGGTATCAAGAAAAACACCAAACACCCAAAAAATTCTTATCCACAGTTGTGACTCAACCCAATCGAAATTATTTCGACCCAAATGAACTCTACCCTCATGACCTAGTCGGGTTAATGGACCCATAATGATAACATTTAAAATTTTGGTCAGAAAATCTGACCCATACCAGACCCCAACTAAAGAACCCTTgacccaaacccaatccaaaTAGGGGACAGTCAGGTCTGGTTTTCAGGACGGGTCAATCTTTTGCCACCTCTACTAGTGTGAACTGTTGAAAAATTCTTGAATTATTCAGTCTTATCGTTTGATATATTATTCTCGGAAGCCTGAGCTATTCCATAGCAAATTAAAACttataagtatttaagaaaaaaacataaaatttacAGAAATTGTTGTGAAATATTCATGTGTTACAAATTCATCTCCTGTTTTTGTTAGTCTGGTCTCTTTGAAAGTTTGTTGTTATTGTCTTTGCATGAGTCAGTGTTTAGATGTGCCTAactttttacatctttttcacctttttgttatttttttaatatgttaGCAAGGAAAATTGGACTTATTGGCTACCTaattctttttgaaaaatttgaaCCTATCCACCTAGCTAACTAAATTCTGAATGCCCTCCTTCTGACTGTTATTTGGATAGTGGTATATGGGGCACTCGTCTGTTGCCAAAGCACATAGATTTAGTTATTCTGTCTGTGTATGTGGCATTGTCTTCCATATTGTCTCTGCATGAGTCAGTCGGTGTACACGGATATGTCTAATTTCTACATCTCTTTTATctttttgttcatttttttaatatgttAGCAAAGGATATTGCCGGACTTATTAGCAAAGGATATTACATCTTTCCACCTAGCTAACTAAATTCTGAATGCCCTGCTTGCAACTGCTATCTAAACAGATCCACTGTAGCTAGAATTCGCACCATACTGTCAAAACTCACGAATAACATCTATCTTGTTTCATAATTATATCCATGTATTTTGTAGGCAACAATCTGGAGTACCTGTAATCGCACCTCAGCAAGGTGGTAATCGGGGTGCCAGCTCTACTGGGGGTCGGAAGAGCAATGATAGTAACCGTGGGCACAGGTTCCACCCTTATTGATGTACCTTTGCCAATTGTTTGCAGGTGCAGCAGGAATCAGCGTGTAATACTTCTGGTTTGGTTTATATGCATGGTTCCTTTATGCAGAACACGAGTCTCTCGGAATGACAATCAGCTTAGCAGTTTTTATATAAGCTTAAGATGTGTGCTCTAGTTTTGGATTGTGTATTTTTGTAAGGTATTTGCTGTTGACCTCAAAAAGTATCATTTCAACTTCTAGCCACTCATTGTCATATGGATAACCTTTCCAGGGACTTATGCCCGATTGTTTAACTTCCTTAGCTCTCTGGTTTTTGTTGTGTCGCATTTATATATAACACctagagctcgtttggttcgcggaaaaagaagggggaaagtgtggtcaacggaaaagtaatgagatgtctcttgtttggttggagttttcaaaggagagagacaggaaagttgtatttccatgggaatatgatttccaaaaaaatccttcagcattaaaaaagcattaaagaggcattaaaaacctaatttttattaaaggtataataggaattatacataaatttttcaggaaagtggatggccaatcaaacataaaatattttggaAATTTGTTACTTTTTCATGGTTAatcaaatatgccaaaagtatttttttaggtATTTTCTTCGTAGAAATTTGTTTTTcagaaatcatatttctatgagaaaaaatgctttctgcgaaccaaacgagtcttTAGGTTTAAACATTTTGTAGTTCGTTAGACCAGGGCTTATTGGGGTCGGAAGGTATATGGCATGAGGCAGTCAACTGCACTGCCCCCTGCTACACTATATAGCTTCTCTGCACTGGCTATCCGGTACTGATTCGAGAAACAGGGTGAAAGAATCGTAACATAATTTTGATCGTAGAAGAAAGCAATCCATATTCGAGTGTATCTGTTGAAGGTGCCATTTGCTGGCCTCGTCGTGAAAAATTGTATGCTTTGAGCCGTCGAATATCATTCcatcctcttctcctttatcaTCGTCATATTCTTGGTACAATTTGTCTCGTGTACTCAAATCAACAATAATGTGGAGATGTCAGCAAAGGCTTCTCTGTAAATCTATGCGTCACATGATGCTTGCTGTCCGCTTCAAGATAGCCGATCTATTTTCGCCCGAACGGCCGCAGGACACAATTATTCCTCTTGAACGCAGGAAATGGGCAGATTCCCAATCTAAAAACTCTTGCTCTCTTTTCACCTTTTGTGCTTCTTGACTCGTTTACAATTGATACCTCTGATCCCTCGACTGGTTTAACGGGGCGATTGGTTGGTTCTAAGAACAGGCCAGGAACCAAAATCGACGAAGGTCTAAATTTTGGAGGTGACAATTCTTTATCGATCTAAattcaatttatttattaaataaattgaaaattgaaaattaaatttaattgttttattaaataaataattatattcaATGCACGCCGAGTTGAAGTAAGTTAAACAACAGTTGAGCATTGCCGCTCTTAAATTCTCAGAACGCTAATGAGGGCCGTGCCATTATTAGGATGGGGCAGGTCGGTAATAACGGGCTTTCCCTCGTCACCTTCACACGTGTCCATGCCACTGTATATATCCCGGGGAGGCGAGGGAGATCGCAGTCTCAGAGGAAGCTCGTCGCTGAAATGTCTTGGAGTGTGGAGGGCGCGGGCGATTAACGCCGAcgcgcgcgcgagagagagaaaggCAGCAGAGGGGATGGAGAAGGCGGCTGAGAGGAAGATGAgggcggcggcgacggcggtcAAGACCCTTGCCGGAGAGGGGGCGACGGTGGTGGAGGAAGGAGGGGGTGGGTGGAGCATTCCGAGAGGGATCTGGTGGCGGGGGCGGTGATGGGAGGGGTGGTGCACACGGTGATGGCGCCGATCGAGTGGGCGAAGCTGCTGCGCCAGACGCAGGAGAGCAACGCCGCCCTGCCCGGTCACCCGTGGCGGCAGCGCTTCCAGGGGATGGTCGACTGCGTCTCCCGGACCGTCCGGGAGGagggcttcctctccctctGGCGCGGCAATGGCACCAGCGTCCTCCGCTACTACCCCTCCGTCGCCCTCAACTTCTCCCTCATGGTAtggctcctctctctccctctattgCTGTTTCTTGTGTGCGATTCTTTGGATTAGTGTCTAAATTTCTTCATATGTCTGGGATCTTGAATTCTTGATGTGTTTGGGGTTTCCTCTGGGGTGTTGTTCGTTTGCGGACGAGTTCTTGATTCGCTGGATTCGGTGCTTGGAGAAGTTTCTTGGAGTTAATGTTAATTTTCCTGTACGTCATCAGGGATTACATGTTTAGAAGTTTCTTGAATTCTTGATATTTGTGGGATTTAAATCTTTTTGAGCAAAATATGTTTGTGGATGAGTTCTTGAATCCTAGATTAGGTTCTTGGACATTTCTTTGCATTTGTTTCTATTTTCTCCTAGTCTCTCTATCAAGCGAACTGGATTTTGGTTAGGAATTACATGTTTGGAAGCTTCTTTGAATGTTCCTTGAGAATCTATTTATGTAGGGGGGCAATCTCAGGTGGTATTTTAGAAGTCTTTGTGGGGAAAAGCCATTAATGATGGTCCCAAAGTTGGCGGCACTTGGTTTTATGAATAAGATTGTTTCCACATGGAAATCAACTCAAGAGAGTTGTTTATAATGGAATGATTCTATAGGAAGCTATTCATCACATGTAGAATTGTG is a genomic window of Phoenix dactylifera cultivar Barhee BC4 chromosome 4, palm_55x_up_171113_PBpolish2nd_filt_p, whole genome shotgun sequence containing:
- the LOC103712835 gene encoding heterogeneous nuclear ribonucleoprotein Q-like, whose amino-acid sequence is MPRTRASAVAAKSAEPVKLPEPEQQVDLGEPEDMMEEEVEYEEVEEEVEEEEEEVLEEEVEEEVEEEEPEEEEEETASANGTNADASGGAGNATKVDITEDEKDEDESEKHDELLALPPHGSEVYIGGIPHDASEEDLRSFCESVGEVTEVRVMKGKDSSENKGYAFITFRSKELATKAIEDLNKTEFKGKKVKCSTSQAKNRLFIGNIPRNWVEDDLKKAVMKVGPGVTTVELMKDPQNSSRNRGFAFIEYYNHACAEYSRIKMSTPKFKLDSNAPTVSWADPRSGDSSLSSQVKAVYVKNLPKNVNEDQLKKLFEHHGEITKVVLPPAKSGQEKRFGFVHFKERSMAMKALKNTERYEIDGDVLECSLAKPPADKKGETASNAQKGPLLPNYPPRMGYGVMGPYGALAPGFAQPMIYGRGQTPGGMAMVPMILPDGRLGYVLQQSGVPVIAPQQGGNRGASSTGGRKSNDSNRGHRFHPY